Proteins found in one Aethina tumida isolate Nest 87 chromosome 1, icAetTumi1.1, whole genome shotgun sequence genomic segment:
- the LOC126264250 gene encoding uncharacterized protein LOC126264250: LKPIPKLKYDVRCAQKKVCTLLGANALSLNDFENDDGSYSVGTNIHTRGDTSDAVYALLSKSNGWTDASANYIEDQQRQRQNFQFSGTAIKLPFSEIIRLIEAFVQVKGEIASRLNHLLSDNSELIRAVWNTLITKIGTLHSFTLNGLVVLRKIMEFAAQLFGQWSVNVDVNPHF, from the exons ttaaaacctaTCCCCAAACTAAAATATGATGTTCGTTGTGCGCAGAAGAAGGTG tgCACCTTGCTCGGAGCCAATGCTCTATCTTTGAACGACTTTGAAAACGACGATGGATCATATTCAGTTGGCACAAATATTCACACCAGAGGTGATACTTCAGATGCCGTTTATGCACTACTATCGAAATCCAACGGGTGGACCGACGCATCTGCAAACTATATAGAAGATCAACAAAGACAAAGGCAAAACTTCCAGTTTTCTGGAACAGCAATTAAATTACCTTTTAGTGAAATAATTAGGCTTATTGAAGCGTTTGTTCAAGTTAAAGGGGAAATTGCCTCAAGATTGAATCATCTGTTGTCTGACAATTCCGAATTGATAAGGGCCGTATGGAATACGTTGATAACGAAGATTGGCACTCTACACAGTTTCACTTTAAACGGCTTAGtagtattaagaaaaattatggaGTTTGCTGCCCAACTGTTTGGACAATGGTCGGTTAATGTTGACGTTAatccacatttttaa
- the LOC109607914 gene encoding uncharacterized protein LOC109607914, whose product MSNERSHIEADMNIYASLEGNRRDSLSPYIPNLQYDIIREPKGYAAAMKNLFTYICGNICKLINFAIELTIAFLQHPLTWKTFKEFLGILFDTYIFVTLCMTTLIIHFIVNVDEYCNVNGKEGSITDISEKEDLKKDE is encoded by the exons atgtCCAACGAAAGAAGTCACATCGAAGCAGACATGAACATTTACGCCTCACTGGAAGGAAACAGACGTGACTCTCTATCACCGTACATTCCAAACTTACAATATGACATTATCAGAGAACCCAAAGGTTATGCAGCAGCTATGAAAAACCTTTTTACTTACATTTGTGGAAATATATGTAAG TTGATAAATTTTGCAATCGAATTAACTATTGCTTTTTTACAACATCCTTTGACTTGGAAAACGTTCAAAGAGTTTCTTGGTATATTATTTGACACCTACATTTTTGTAACCCTGTGCATGACgactttaattatacatttcatAGTAAACGTGGACGAATATTGCAATGTGAATGGAAAGGAAGGATCTATTACTGATATATCTGAAAAG gAGGACTTGAAAAAAGATGAATAA
- the LOC109598965 gene encoding uncharacterized protein LOC109598965, with amino-acid sequence MRTILKLVFFCIIVVAITESLPRPTSEPNQNKTGLVDGEIFLIDAIIIENDRNDSDITTTLEPHKLEVRAAGDYYDDLDYAADTNNEEISVRKEDGLSGFEDPYRDEPAHKMHQYLIV; translated from the exons ATGAGAACTATTTTA AAATTGGTGTTTTTCTGCATTATTGTGGTCGCAATCACCGAATCTCTGCCTAGACCCACATCAGAACCTAATCAAAACAAAACTGGATTAGTTGATGGAGAGATATTCCTAATTGATGCAATTATAATAGAAAACGACAGGAATGATTCTGATATAACAACCACTTTGGAACCTCACAAATTGGAAGTAAGAGCTGCTGGAGATTATTATGATGATTTGGATTATGCGGCTGATACCAATAATGAAGAGATTTCAGTGAGGAAAGAAGATGGTCTATCAGGATTCGAGGATCCGTACAGAGATG AACCTGCTCATAAAATGCATCAGTAccttattgtttaa
- the LOC126264249 gene encoding uncharacterized protein LOC126264249, translating to MKSIIALTLLEVAFTLTAIEGFPAKSQDKNSDIVILMETPDMPVNPNLHNIQKRQAFIDDYNNGDLYGSQTMYYPIYRYRYRSSNRRRIDSGYRKPYLKPNLYSSLSGYQSPYNDGDYFPTVI from the exons ATGAAATCTATTatt gcaCTCACCTTACTGGAAGTAGCATTTACTCTCACCGCTATTGAAGGATTTCCTGCAAAATCTCAAGATAAAAACTCGGACATAGTGATTTTAATGGAAACACCAGATATGCCAGTAAACCCAAATTTACACAACATTCAAAAGAGACAAGCATTTATCGATGATTATAACAACGGAGATCTGTATGGATCTCAAACCATGTATTATCCTATATATCGATACAGATACAGAAGCAGCAACAGAAGGCGTATTGACTCAGGATATAGAAAACCTTATTTGAAGCCCAATTTGTATTCATCCCTTTCTGGATACCAATCACCATATAACGATGGAGACTATTTTCCTACAGTGATTTAG
- the LOC109598964 gene encoding uncharacterized protein LOC109598964, translated as MVPIKCLLILVCVYIILVTAEVKNEQNQDLQRVKREEDDDYYRRLHRIQSQFGRTSFASSFLKYFIRNRHQKRERRDINELLHEPVSLVPIISTGNQKRETRQVKDYNYYRNYPTNNVKARTYQTIPSSYYNYSPVDRSSYIPNYQSNYRPPINYRSPVNYYTDLTNNYQLQRRQLTNENFEHKDLQRAASENRPVFRKPFRPTPAFFK; from the exons ATGGTCCCCATA aaatgtttgttgatcctcgtgtgcgtttatattatACTAGTAACTGCTGAAGTGAAGAATGAACAAAACCAAGACTTGCAAAGAGTTAAGCGAGAGGAAGATGACGATTATTATAGAAGACTACACAGAATACAGTCTCAATTTGGTAGAACTTCGTTTGCGTCATCCTTCCTGaagtattttataagaaacagACATCAAAAGCGGGAGAGACGTGACATAAACGAACTTCTTCATGAACCTGTTTCACTGGTTCCTATAATTTCCACCGGGAACCAAAAACGAGAAACACGACAAGTTAAGGATTACAACTACTACAGAAATTATCccacaaataatgttaaagcTAGGACGTATCAAACGATCCCTTCGAGTTACTACAATTACAGCCCTGTGGACAGATCAAGTTATATTCCAAATTATCAGTCCAATTACAGGCCaccaataaattatagaagCCCAGTAAATTACTATACCgacttaacaaataattatcaacttCAAAGAAGACAGTTGACGAACGAAAACTTTGAGCACAAAGATTTACAAAGAGCAGCATCAGAAAACCGACCTGTTTTTAGGAAACCCTTCAGACCCACACCTGCGTTTTTTAAATGA
- the LOC109598946 gene encoding stromal membrane-associated protein 1 isoform X1: MTSKTDKDKVKQLQDKCQSVLNGLLRDEDNKYCVDCDSKGPRWASWNIGVFLCIRCAGIHRNLGVHISKVKSVNLDTWTPEQVVSLQQMGNSRARAVYEANLPDNFRRPQSDSSLETFIRAKYEHKKYIAREWVPPALPKVNWEKEIDEEIEKQKRKKKTIVEKKSLGNVEVPQLPKPKNPSPKPARSVNNTIENKEKKDGDLLGLQNGDDSFSGFLSASTEEKKEEKPATTVDTTKNEEESFFNQTVPTEKEKVKLTKDSILALYGSMPSTNNFNQFQAPTQVQYPTNFPVQTSMPAQQGNYQAFGGFPQPPVQSYLVQNGMQQFPANAGTGQWPQTQTAIPPANPQPQVWNKQGQFPVQNQVQYMNQFPTSQAQYQNGPATQFSNFQSNSQMTPATNQFAQFPAQSQPLYNQPNPFFNNQTSSLQQQLGNLSLNSAPANGAATLTTNIWQ, from the exons atgaCTTCGAAGACGGACAAGGATAAGGTGAAGCAATTGCAAGATAAGTGCCAATCGGTTTTGAACGGTTTATTAAGGGATGaagacaataaatattgtgtgGATTGCGATTCCAAag GACCTAGATGGGCATCTTGGAATATAGGCGTATTTTTGTGTATAAGATGTGCAGGTATACACAGGAACCTGGGTGTTCACATTTCCAAGGTGAAATCAGTGAATCTGGACACTTGGACTCCAGAGCAAGTGGTTTCATTGCAACAAATGGGGAACTCTAGGGCACGCGCAGTGTATGAAGCTAATCTTCCAGATAATTTTAG GCGACCCCAGAGTGACTCCAGCTTGGAGACCTTTATCCGTGCGAAGTacgaacataaaaaatatatagcaaGAGAATGGGTGCCACCAGCCTTACCCAAAGTCAATTGGGAAAAAGAGATTGATGAGGAAATTGAGAAACAGAAGCGTAAGAAAAAGACTATCGTTGAAAAGAAATCATTAGGTAACGTAGAAGTGCCACAGCTGCCCAAACCGAAAAATCCCAGTCCTAAACCAGCTAGAAGTGTGAACAATACTATAgaaaataaagagaaaaaagATGGAGATTTATTAG GTTTACAAAATGGAGATGACAGTTTCAGTGGGTTTTTATCTGCTTCAACTGAAGAGAAAAAAGAGGAGAAACCTGCAACTACTGTCGACACTACTAAAAATGAGGAGGAAAGCTTTTTCAATCAGACTGTTCCCACGGAAAAAGAAAAAGTCAAATTGACAAAAGATAGTATTTTAGCTTTGTATGGAAGCATGCCCTCCACAAACAACTTCAATCAGTTCCAAGCTCCTACccag GTGCAGTATCCGACAAATTTCCCAGTACAAACCAGTATGCCTGCACAACAAGGAAATTATCAAGCGTTTGGCGGTTTTCCACAGCCTCCCGTTCAGTCGTATCTTGTACAAAACGGCATGCAACAGTTTCCCGCGAATGCAGGGACGGGTCAGTGGCCCCAGACGCAGACTGCTATTCCGCCTGCCAATCCTCAGCCCCAG GTTTGGAATAAACAAGGACAGTTCCCTGTGCAAAATCAGGTGCAATACATGAACCAATTTCCCACATCTCAGGCTCAGTATCAAAATGGTCCGGCAACGCAGTTTTCAAATTTCCAGAGCAATTCGCAAATGACGCCTGCAACTAATCAATTTGCGCAGTTCCCTGCTCAGTCGCAGCCTTTGTATAATCAACCAAAtccatttttcaacaaccaGACGTCGAGTTTACAGCAGCAGTTGGGTAATTTAAGTTTGAATAGTGCTCCTGCGAATGGAGCGGCCACTTTGACCACAAATATATGGcagtaa
- the LOC109598946 gene encoding stromal membrane-associated protein 1 isoform X2, with protein sequence MTSKTDKDKVKQLQDKCQSVLNGLLRDEDNKYCVDCDSKGPRWASWNIGVFLCIRCAGIHRNLGVHISKVKSVNLDTWTPEQVVSLQQMGNSRARAVYEANLPDNFRRPQSDSSLETFIRAKYEHKKYIAREWVPPALPKVNWEKEIDEEIEKQKRKKKTIVEKKSLGNVEVPQLPKPKNPSPKPARSVNNTIENKEKKDGDLLGLQNGDDSFSGFLSASTEEKKEEKPATTVDTTKNEEESFFNQTVPTEKEKVKLTKDSILALYGSMPSTNNFNQFQAPTQYPTNFPVQTSMPAQQGNYQAFGGFPQPPVQSYLVQNGMQQFPANAGTGQWPQTQTAIPPANPQPQVWNKQGQFPVQNQVQYMNQFPTSQAQYQNGPATQFSNFQSNSQMTPATNQFAQFPAQSQPLYNQPNPFFNNQTSSLQQQLGNLSLNSAPANGAATLTTNIWQ encoded by the exons atgaCTTCGAAGACGGACAAGGATAAGGTGAAGCAATTGCAAGATAAGTGCCAATCGGTTTTGAACGGTTTATTAAGGGATGaagacaataaatattgtgtgGATTGCGATTCCAAag GACCTAGATGGGCATCTTGGAATATAGGCGTATTTTTGTGTATAAGATGTGCAGGTATACACAGGAACCTGGGTGTTCACATTTCCAAGGTGAAATCAGTGAATCTGGACACTTGGACTCCAGAGCAAGTGGTTTCATTGCAACAAATGGGGAACTCTAGGGCACGCGCAGTGTATGAAGCTAATCTTCCAGATAATTTTAG GCGACCCCAGAGTGACTCCAGCTTGGAGACCTTTATCCGTGCGAAGTacgaacataaaaaatatatagcaaGAGAATGGGTGCCACCAGCCTTACCCAAAGTCAATTGGGAAAAAGAGATTGATGAGGAAATTGAGAAACAGAAGCGTAAGAAAAAGACTATCGTTGAAAAGAAATCATTAGGTAACGTAGAAGTGCCACAGCTGCCCAAACCGAAAAATCCCAGTCCTAAACCAGCTAGAAGTGTGAACAATACTATAgaaaataaagagaaaaaagATGGAGATTTATTAG GTTTACAAAATGGAGATGACAGTTTCAGTGGGTTTTTATCTGCTTCAACTGAAGAGAAAAAAGAGGAGAAACCTGCAACTACTGTCGACACTACTAAAAATGAGGAGGAAAGCTTTTTCAATCAGACTGTTCCCACGGAAAAAGAAAAAGTCAAATTGACAAAAGATAGTATTTTAGCTTTGTATGGAAGCATGCCCTCCACAAACAACTTCAATCAGTTCCAAGCTCCTACccag TATCCGACAAATTTCCCAGTACAAACCAGTATGCCTGCACAACAAGGAAATTATCAAGCGTTTGGCGGTTTTCCACAGCCTCCCGTTCAGTCGTATCTTGTACAAAACGGCATGCAACAGTTTCCCGCGAATGCAGGGACGGGTCAGTGGCCCCAGACGCAGACTGCTATTCCGCCTGCCAATCCTCAGCCCCAG GTTTGGAATAAACAAGGACAGTTCCCTGTGCAAAATCAGGTGCAATACATGAACCAATTTCCCACATCTCAGGCTCAGTATCAAAATGGTCCGGCAACGCAGTTTTCAAATTTCCAGAGCAATTCGCAAATGACGCCTGCAACTAATCAATTTGCGCAGTTCCCTGCTCAGTCGCAGCCTTTGTATAATCAACCAAAtccatttttcaacaaccaGACGTCGAGTTTACAGCAGCAGTTGGGTAATTTAAGTTTGAATAGTGCTCCTGCGAATGGAGCGGCCACTTTGACCACAAATATATGGcagtaa